The stretch of DNA TACATGCCAGAGCTCGGCCACCGTGTTCAACAGATGCTAGGTCAACTTGTTGCTGAGAATCTATTGCGTCCCAATCGACACTTGGTCGGCCATAAACACGTAAGCGCGCGACACCGCCGTCTGGATAGATGTTCAAACGTAGGTGCGTAAATACTTGGTCACTTTCGATTGCTTCAAGATGATGATGATCACCCTGTAATGCCATTGAAGGCAGAATTTCTTGCCACTCTGTTGAATCAGTTGGCTCACCTTGTGGTGAATAACACGCGTCAATTGATGCCGAAGGTGGGAAGTTACCTGTGAAGAATGAGGTATCAATATCAACGCCAGCAATGGTGCCAGCTAGGCCAAGGCGAACGACACAGTAATCATAACCTTCACCACGTTTACGTCTGCTTTCCCAGCCGTCCATCCACTTGCCGTTATTATCGTATAAGTCGTCTTTCCACTCTGGTGCCGCATGGCTGAGTAGACGGCTTTTATCCGCGAAAAAATCGTCGGTTGCGAAGGTAGCTTCTGCGCCGAGTTTTTCGTCTGCAAGGTTTATGTACTGTTCAAATTTATGGGTCATGTCCGTGTAATCCTATGAAATTAATAAAGTAATAATAAAATGAGAACTTAGTGGCTTATGCTTTTACAAATCAAACCGTTAGCTCACTAAGACTGGGCTGAGATAGCTGTTAACTCCGTTAACTTACATATCCCAGAGACGAAACATCGCGATCTTGTTGATCTCTTGAATCGCCGTAGCAAACTCAGTTTCACTATCATTTCCTAATCGCATCTCGAACGACTCAAGAATTTGGTAACGATTGGCTCCCTTCACCGCCATGATAAAAGGGAAATTGAAGCGACTTTTGTAGCTGTTGTTGTAAGAAGTGAATTTTTTAAATTCTTCGGCGTTGCATTGGTCGATGCCCGCCCCCGCTTGTTCTTTGGTCGACGACTCTGTGAGTTCGCCGTTTACGGCTGCTCGACCGGCTAAATCCGGGTGAGCGTTGATCAAAGCCAACTGTTTGCCTTGGTCTGCACTTAACAAGGTCGATGCCATTTTCAGATGAAGATTCTCGATATGATCGTCTTCGGCATTCAAACCTTGGTCATACACCAGTTCTGCAACCCACGGGCTGTGTTCGTAGACATCAGCAAAATGAGCGACAAAGGCATCGCGGTCCATGGTTGTTGGTCGGCATGATCGAAATTCAGTCACGTTAAGCCTCCTTGCTTCACTGCTACTTTTGCGGTTGATGATTAGCGTTATTTGGTTGATATGGATGATGTTGGTGCCAATGGTTAGCAATATCAATTCGACGACACAACCACACTCTGTCGTGCTGTTTGACGTAATCTAAGAAACGTCTTAATGCAGCAATACGACCGGGGCGACCAATCAAACGACAGTGAAGCCCAACCGACATCATTTTCGGTGCGGTTTCACCTTCCATATAAAGGGTGTCAAACGTGTCTTTCAGATACAGGAAGAACTGCTCACCCGAGTTGAAGCCTTGCGCGGTTGAAAAACGCATGTCGTTCACATCGAGTGTGTAAGGGATCACCAGTTGCGGATGACCGGTCTCGGTGTGCCAATAAGGCAGGTCATCATCATAGGCATCCGAGTCGTAAAGAAAACCGCCCTCTTCTGCAACCAAACGACGCGTATTTGGACCCGTTCGACCTGTGTACCAACCTTGCGGGCGTTGCCCCGTCACTTGTTGGATGATTTCAATCGCTTTGGTCATGTGGTCGCGCTCTTCAGACTCATCAATGTATTGATAGTCTATCCAGCGATAACCGTGGCTACAGATTTCGTGACCGGCTTCGACCATGGCTTTGGCAACGTCTGGGTGACGCTCAATCGCCATTGCGACAGCAAATACGGTCAGTGGGATTTCATATTCATCGAACAAGCGAAGAACACGCCACACACCTACACGGCTACCATATTCATAGATAGATTCCATGCTGATGTGACGTTCGCCTTTGATCGGCTGTGCGGACGGGATCTCTGAAAGAAAAGCTTCAGACTCGTCGTCTCCATGTAACAAACAACGCTCACCGCCCTCTTCATAGTTCAATACAAAAGAAACCGCGACGCGCGCATTACCTGGCCATTGAGGGTTTGGAGGGTTAGCTCCGTAACCGATCAAATTTCTTGAATAATCCTTATTCATCCAAGTACTCCTAACATAAGTGGTTGGCTTAGTCGCTCTTCAAGTGAGTCACCAAATGATTCAACCAAATGGATTATCGATAAACAGAGCAACCTTATCCCTGTACATTTATTGTATACAATTATTTATCTCAATGTAAAGATTTTGTTATTCAAGTTAAATTTACGCCCTTCATTCATTTAAAAACAATAACTTAACAAAACACAAGCTCACCAAAAAACGATAATCAAGATCTATAAAGTCAGACAAAACGACACAATGGTTAACATTTTTCCAACAATTCGCTTTACTAATTGTGTACAGTTCGTACATAGTTAGTGATAACAAAGTGACCAGTTGCATTCTTTGCAAGGTCGAAGCAGACAGATAAACCACGGAACAGAGGAGCGCCAAAAGCGCTATTAAGGGACTATGGGAAGATTAACAACACACGTATTAGACACCACGCACGGCTTACCGGGCACAGAGATCAAAGTAGAGCTTTATAAGGTCAATGAAGACTCAACAGAAAAGCTGGCGACGGTGATCACCAACTCCGATGGCCGAACCGATGCGCCGATTCTGGCAGGGAATGATTTCCGTCCGGGGAAGTATCAATTGGTGTTCTACGTAGCGGATTACTACAAAAGCAAGGGTGTGGAATTGGATGGCGTGCCTTTCCTAGACGATGTGGTGATTCGTTTCGGCTTAGATGATCCAGAAGCGCATTATCACGTTCCTCTTCTCGTCTCGCCGTACAGTTTCTCCACCTATCGGGGCAGTTAGTCCCGTGACCTAGAACTTCGAACTAGGCTCAACCGTCGAATAATAAACAGATTCGTGCGTGTATCTAAATGATGCGCGCTCACTAAACACGCTCATATAAAAATACTAACAACGTTATTAGTTAGAGAGTTGATGACTAAACAACAGATAACTAAAGAAATAACGGCTAGGAAAAAACCTTAAAACTTAATATTGAAATCTCGCTGTATTCAATAAATGGATCACAACATAAAAGGACTTGCTGACATGAGTGAGAGTAAAACAGAAATACTCAACCAAGACGCGAATAACGGAATTTTAGAGAAACTCTTTAAAATTAAGGCCCACGGAAGCAGCGTGAAAGATGAATTAATGGGGGGTGTGACTACCTTCGCCACTATGGCTTACATTATCTTCGTTAACCCACAAATTATGGCCGCATCGGGTATGGATGCAGGGGCGGTATTCGTCGCAACCTGTATTGGTGCTGCGATCGGTTGTTTGTTAATGGGGTTATTTGCGAACTGGCCTGTCGGCCTTGCACCAGGCATGGGCTTGAATGCCTTCTTCTCATTCACGGTAGTAAGCGAAATGGGCTACACCTGGGAAGTGGCGTTGGGTGCGGTGTTTATCTCCGGCATCTTGTTTGTCGGGATGAGTTTCTACAAGGTTCGACAATGGATAATCGAAAGTATTCCGGTGAGTCTGCGCTATGCCATGACAGCGGGCGTTGGCCTATTTTTAGGTCTAATTGGCCTTAAAACAGCGGGCATCGTCGTCGAAAACCCAGCGACTTTGGTTTCTTTAGGGGATTTTACTAAACCTGAAGCTCTACTGGCCGCTATCGCCTTCTTGATCATCGCGGTACTCAGTGAGCGTAAAATATTTGGTGCCGTGTTAATCGGAATTTTGAGTGTGACTCTGGTCGGCATGATGCTTGGCTTAGTTCATTACAACGGCTTCTTCGCAGCGCCACCAAGCTTAGCGCCTACGTTCCTTAAAATGGACATTATGGGTGCGCTTGATGTTTCGATGATCAGCGTTATCTTGGCTTTCCTTTTCGTCAACATGTTCGATACCGCAGGTACTTTGATGGGCGTGGCTGAGCGTGCAAATCTGACGAACCCTGAGACAGGCAAGATCGAAGGACTAAGCAAAGCGCTGAAAGCCGACAGTATCTCAAGCGTGGCAGGTGCGTGTGTGGGTTGTCCGCCAGTCACCAGTTACGTAGAAAGTGCCGCAGGCGTTGCAGCAGGCGCGCGAACTGGCTTATCAGCGATTGTGGTTGGCGTGTTGTTCTTAGCGGCGATTTTCCTATCGCCACTTGCAGGCATGATCCCCGCTTACGCAACCTCTGGCGCGCTGATTTACGTAGCGTTCGTAATGATGAGCAGCATGCAACACGTTGATTGGAAAGACTTCACCAACGGTGCACCTGCAGCTATTACTGCCCTGATGATGCCACTGACATTCTCTATCGCAAATGGTATCGCACTGGGTTTCATTACCTACACGGTATTGAAATTAGCGACAGGCAAAACAAAAGACGTATCAATTTCGATGTACTTCCTAGCCGCGATTTTTGTCGCGAAGCTCGTGTTCATCGGTTAATTAAATCGTTCTTGAGCCGTCGCTTAGACATTCGGTCATTTAGAGATGGCTCAAGAATGAGTGCTTGGTTTGTTCACAAGCCAAGCTATTAATACACATGCTAGAACAACATTTTTAAGAAAAAGCTAATAGTGCTAATCAGCGGAGTGCAGACGCATTCCGCTCGGTTAGTGCACCTTTTTTATGACCCTACGCAGTTTGTAGAAGTCATTATTTGACCGCCAATCGCCTGTAAACGGAAACGCAGGCAGAGGAATATCAAATGAAACTTCTGTACACCCTAAATGAAAGACCGCCTCACGGCTTAACCTTCCTACTCGCATTACAGCACATGCTCGCCTCGATTGGTGGCATTGTGGCTGTTCCCCTCATTGTCGGCGCTTCTATCGGCCTACCTAACACAGAGATCGTCTCGCTGATCAATGCTGCGCTGCTGGCGTCAGGTATTGTGACCGTCGCTCAATG from Vibrio splendidus encodes:
- the alc gene encoding allantoicase codes for the protein MTHKFEQYINLADEKLGAEATFATDDFFADKSRLLSHAAPEWKDDLYDNNGKWMDGWESRRKRGEGYDYCVVRLGLAGTIAGVDIDTSFFTGNFPPSASIDACYSPQGEPTDSTEWQEILPSMALQGDHHHLEAIESDQVFTHLRLNIYPDGGVARLRVYGRPSVDWDAIDSQQQVDLASVEHGGRALACSDEHYGNKANILGPGRGENMGDGWETARRRTPGNDWVIVALGHPGNIERIVVDTAHFKGNYPDSCSIQAAYVKGGTDDQVETQSLFWRELLPAQKLQAHEIHEFISEVNDLGAITHVRANIFPDGGISRLRLFGTKAK
- the uraD gene encoding 2-oxo-4-hydroxy-4-carboxy-5-ureidoimidazoline decarboxylase — protein: MTEFRSCRPTTMDRDAFVAHFADVYEHSPWVAELVYDQGLNAEDDHIENLHLKMASTLLSADQGKQLALINAHPDLAGRAAVNGELTESSTKEQAGAGIDQCNAEEFKKFTSYNNSYKSRFNFPFIMAVKGANRYQILESFEMRLGNDSETEFATAIQEINKIAMFRLWDM
- the puuE gene encoding allantoinase PuuE; the encoded protein is MNKDYSRNLIGYGANPPNPQWPGNARVAVSFVLNYEEGGERCLLHGDDESEAFLSEIPSAQPIKGERHISMESIYEYGSRVGVWRVLRLFDEYEIPLTVFAVAMAIERHPDVAKAMVEAGHEICSHGYRWIDYQYIDESEERDHMTKAIEIIQQVTGQRPQGWYTGRTGPNTRRLVAEEGGFLYDSDAYDDDLPYWHTETGHPQLVIPYTLDVNDMRFSTAQGFNSGEQFFLYLKDTFDTLYMEGETAPKMMSVGLHCRLIGRPGRIAALRRFLDYVKQHDRVWLCRRIDIANHWHQHHPYQPNNANHQPQK
- the uraH gene encoding hydroxyisourate hydrolase, coding for MGRLTTHVLDTTHGLPGTEIKVELYKVNEDSTEKLATVITNSDGRTDAPILAGNDFRPGKYQLVFYVADYYKSKGVELDGVPFLDDVVIRFGLDDPEAHYHVPLLVSPYSFSTYRGS
- a CDS encoding NCS2 family permease, with amino-acid sequence MSESKTEILNQDANNGILEKLFKIKAHGSSVKDELMGGVTTFATMAYIIFVNPQIMAASGMDAGAVFVATCIGAAIGCLLMGLFANWPVGLAPGMGLNAFFSFTVVSEMGYTWEVALGAVFISGILFVGMSFYKVRQWIIESIPVSLRYAMTAGVGLFLGLIGLKTAGIVVENPATLVSLGDFTKPEALLAAIAFLIIAVLSERKIFGAVLIGILSVTLVGMMLGLVHYNGFFAAPPSLAPTFLKMDIMGALDVSMISVILAFLFVNMFDTAGTLMGVAERANLTNPETGKIEGLSKALKADSISSVAGACVGCPPVTSYVESAAGVAAGARTGLSAIVVGVLFLAAIFLSPLAGMIPAYATSGALIYVAFVMMSSMQHVDWKDFTNGAPAAITALMMPLTFSIANGIALGFITYTVLKLATGKTKDVSISMYFLAAIFVAKLVFIG